GGACGAGAGGCTGACCAGCCGATTCACGCGCGCGGCCTTCATCGCCCGGATGATGCTGGCCGTACCGGTGGCCCGGATGCCGCTCTTGTCCAGCAGCGGCGCGCCAAGCGCGCAGACCACGGCATCGGCCCCAGCGACGGTGTGATGGACCGCCTCTTCATCTGTCACGTCGCCCGTAACCTGAGTCAGGCCTTCGGGCAGGCCCGCCAGTTTTCCGGGCGACCGGACAAGCGCCGTGACGGCCATGCCCTTCTCCAGGGCCTGGTTCACGAAATGACGGCCAACACCGCCGGTTGATCCGAAAACAGCAATTCGCATGACGGCCTCCTTTTGCTTGACACCATGTCAATTGACACGGCGTCAAATAGGTGGTCACTTGACACTATGTCAAGCCCGAATCCCGATACCCGCCAAAAAATCCTCCAGGCCGCGGCCGACTTGCTGTCAGAAGGCAGCGGCACAGGCGTGCGCATGTCCGACATCGCAAAGCGTGCCGGGATCAGCCGGCAGGCCGTCTACCTGCACTTCGCCAACCGCGCGGACCTGCTGATCGGCGCGACGTTTTATGTCGATGAATTAAAGGACTCCGACGCACGCCTCGCGCCCAGCCGGGCCGCGAAAACCGGCCGGGAACGCCTTGATGCCTTCATTGAGGCGTGGGCCGGTTACCTGCCTGAAATCTACCCCATCGGCCGGGCGCTCATAGATATGAGCCCCACGGATGAAGAAGCCCGCAGCGCCTGGGCCCAGCGCATGCAGGACATGCGGGAAGGCTGTGAAGCAGCCATCAACGCCCTGAAGCGCGATGGAGACCTCGCCTCCGGCATGCCCGCGCCGCAGGCAACCGACCTCCTCTGGACGCTCTTGCTGCTGCCGAACTGGGAACACCTGACCCAGACCTGTGGCTGGTCGCAGAAGCAGTATCTGAAACACATCACCGCCACCGCCCGGCGCCTGTTTGTCATGGGTGCTTGAGCCCGCCGGCGTTTTGGCGGATGATGCAACTATTGACACTATAAGTGCCGTTACAAGCGGCCGGGGAGGGCATCATGCTGAAGGTCTACGGGCTCAAGGTTTCCTATTTCACGGGCAAGCTGGAAGCCTATCTGCGCTACAAGGAAATCCCGTATGAGTTCTGCCCGATGACGGCCAGGGACTTCATGCGCACCATTCCGGAAAAGACCGGCGCCATGCAGATGCCTGCCGTGGAACTGACGGACGGCCGCTGGATGACCGACACCAGCCCGATGATCGACTGGTTCGAGACCCAGCACCCTGATCCGCCGATCCTGCCGGAAGACCCGGCCCAGGCCTTTCTCTGCCGCCTCATCGAGGATTATGCCGATGAATGGCTCTGGCGTCCGGCCATGCACTATCGCTGGAGCTATCCGCTCTCCTCGAAACTGCTCGCCCGCCAGATCGCCGATGCGATGGGCCGGGACATCAAGGCACCCGGATTTCTCAAACGCCGGCGGACCGAGAAGCGCCAGAAGCATAATTTCGTGGACCGGGACGGCGTCACGCCGGACACCCGCGCGCATGTCGAAGGCAGCTACCTCAAACTCCTCGACATGCTGGAACCCATCTTTCAGGCCCGCCCCTTCCTGCTCGGCGACCGGCCGACGCTGGCCGATATCGGCCTGATGGGGCCCCTCTTCCGGCATTTCGCAATGGACCCTGTGCCCGGCATCATCATGCGGGAAACGGCCTCCGGCGTGATGGCCTGGGTCTACCGCGTCTGGAATGCCCGCGCCTACCGCACCGGCGGTGATCTCGCCAGCGGTATCCCGGACGATCTGCTGCCATTGTTGCGCGAACTGGCGGAGACGCATCTTGAAGCGCTGAATGCCAATGCGCTTGCCTGGCAGGCTGGCGAAGCGCGCCATGGCATGACCCTTCAGGAAACGGCCTACCGGGACATTCAGACCTCCCAGTACCGGGCCTGGTGCCTTGAAATGCTGCAGGCCCGCTATCGCGCTCTGGACGAGACCACCCGCGAGACACTCGATCCCGTCCTGCAGTCCACCGGAATCCTCGAACCGCTGCTGCGCCTGCCGGATGTGGCCAGCCATTACGCCAATGCGGCGCATGCCCCCTTCGGCAAATCCCTTCCCGTGTTTGCAGAGATCCGGAACGGATAGCCTCCCTCGCGGCAGGTTCCGTTAGGAGAGTGCTGGCGCAGCCGGACTCCGGGCGTATAAATGTGCCGGAAATATTAGAAGAGGAACGCGTGACATGGCAGACGCATATATCGTAGCAGCAAAACGTACCGCCGGCGGCCGCCGCGGCGGCGCCCTCGCCGAATGGCATCCGGGCGATCTCGGCGCGCAGGTCCTGAACGCGCTCGTGGACGAAACCGGCGTCGACCCGGCCGCCATCGAGGACGTGATCATGGGCTGCGTCTCGCAGGCCGGTGAGCAGGCCGCCCAGATCGGCCGCACGGCTGTCCTGGCGTCGAAACTGCCCCAGTCCGTTCCGGCCGTCACGATCGACCGCCAGTGCGGCTCCTCGCAGCAGAGCCTCCAGTTCGCGGCCCAGGCCGTGATGTCCGGCACGCAGGACCTTGTCATCGCCGCCGGCGTCGAAAGCATGACCCGCTGCCCGATGGGTATCAACGCGCGTGCCGGCAAGCTGTTCGAAGTGCCGACCGATCCGACGCCGCAATCGGTGAAAGAGAAGTTCGGCATCAAGCAGTTCAGCCAGTTCGTTGGTGCCGAGATGATCGCCAAGAAGCATGGCCACACCAAGGAACAGCTCGACGCCTTCTCGGTCGAAAGCCACAAGCGCGGCGCTGAGGCCACCAAGGCCGGGGCCTTCAAGGACGAGATCGTCGCCCTGAAGGGCCGCGACCCGGAAGGCAATGAAGTGATGCACGACAAGGATGAAGGCATCCGCTACGACGCCTCGATGGAAGGCATGGCGAAGCTGAAGATCCTGATGGATGACGGCATCATGACCGCCGCCAATGCCAGCCAGATCTGCGACGGCTCCTCCGGCGTCATGGTTGCCTCCGAGGCTGCCATCAAGGCGCACAACCTCACCCCGCTGGCCCGCATCCACAATCTCACCGTCACCGCCGGTGACCCGGTAATCATGCTGGAAGAGCCGCTTTTCGCCACCGACCGCGCCCTGCAGCGCGCCGGCATGAAAATGTCCGACATCGACCTGTACGAAGTGAACGAAGCCTTCGCGCCGGTTCCGATTGCGTGGCTGAAGCATCACGGGGCCGACCCGGCGAAGCTGAACGTCAATGGCGGCGCCATCGCGCTCGGCCACCCGCTCGGCGCCTCCGGCACCAAGCTGATGACCACGCTGATCTACGCCCTGCGCGCACGCGGCAAGAAGTATGGCCTGCAGACCATGTGTGAAGGCGGCGGCATCGCCAACGTCACCATCATCGAAGCCCTGTAAACCAGGCCTTCAAGTTGAATGGGCAAACGCCGGACCTTCACAGGTCCGGCGTTTTTTTGGTATCAGCCCGCACGGTCCAGCAGCGCTTCGGCGATCTGCACCGCGTTCAGCGCGGCGCCCTTGCGCAGATTGTCACCGACCACGAACAGGACGAGCCCGTTGTCCAGCGCGCTGTCCTTGCGGATACGCCCGACGCTGACATTGTCCTTGCCCGTCATCTCCAGCGGATTCGGCACAGCGTCCACCTGAACCCCCGGCGCTTTCGCCAGCATGGCTTCCGCCTCTTCAGCCGAGACAGGCCGTTCGAACTCCGCATGGAGCGACAGGCTGTGCCCGGTCATCACCGGCACGCGCACGCAGGTGCCGGAGACTTTCAGGTCCGGCAGCCCCATGATCTTGCGGCTCTCGTCACGCAGTTTCAGTTCTTCGTCCGTGTAGCCGTCTTCCCCCAGAACATAGTTCATCGGCACGACGTTGAAGGCGAGCGGCACGGCCCATTTCTGCGGCGCGGGGAAGTCCACCGCCGCCGGATTGTCTGCGAGGCCGGCCATGTCGCCGGCAGCCGCCGCAGCGACCTGCTGGGTCAGTTCTTCCGACCCGGCCACCCCTGCCCCGGACGCGGCCTGATAGGTGGAGGCGAACAGGCGCGTCAGGCCCCAGGCGTCATGCAGGGGTTTCAGCACGGGCATGGCCGCCATGGTCGTGCAGTTCGGGTTCGCGATGATGCCTTTCGGAATATCCGCCAGCGCATCGGCGTTCACTTCCGGCACCACCAGCGGCACGTCGGGGTCCTTCCGCCAGGCGGAGGAATTGTCGATCACCAGCGCGCCTGCTTCGGCAAATTTCGGTGCGTACACGCGCGAGGTTTCCCCGCCTGCCGAGAAGAACACAATGTCCAGCCCGGAGAGATCCGCCGCCGCGACGTCCTCCACCACAATATCCGTGCCGCGGAACGGGACGGTCTTTCCCGCCGACCGGGCCGAGGCGAACAGGCGCAGCGAGGCGAGCGGAAAGTCCCGCTCTTCCAGCAGCGTGCGCATCAGGCTGCCGACAAGGCCTGTGGCGCCGACAACGCCGACGCGGGGGGGACTGGATCGTGAAAAACGGGGTGACATGGCATTCTCCGGTTTGGAGCCTTTGGAGCGGGAGAGCCGTTGTCAGGAAATGGCCGTCCCGCGCCTTGGCGGGACGTTGGTGAGGGTGGCTGGTTTCAGATCGCACACACCCGCAACGTCCCGCGAAGGCGGGTCGTCTTTGGGGTAATAATGATCTGTGTCTTCAGCATGGCGCGCTGAATAATCCGCCACGCAGCGGAAGTAAAGTGCACTCACGCCGCACCGCCGCGCGCGACGAATGCCGCGGGTTACCCCCCTCTGAGGATCAGCACGGAGCAGTTGGCGTGCAGCGCCGTCTGTGAGGCGTGCGAGCCGAACAAATGGTCGGTCAGGCGGGGATGGTGCGTCGCCATGACGACAAAATCCACGCCGTGCTTTGCGATCACCTTCTGGATCGTCTCGTTCACCGCCTCATGGCTTTCGAACAGGGGCGTGATGGCGTGGCCGAGCCGTTCGGCTTCCTCCGCCACGAAGGCGTCGAATTCCGGCTTGCGGGCTTCCGGCATTTCCGTGAGGTGCGTCCCCAGCGGATTGGTGACCGTGAGAATCGACACGTTCGCCCCGGCCGGACCGGCCAGGTACACCGCAGACTCTATGGCCAATCGGGACGCCTCCTTGTGGCGCATGTCGACGGGCACCAGAATTTGCGTGATGGGAAAGGGCGGCGTGGTCTGTTCGGTCATGTAAATCTCCTCACCGCCAGCCTAACGGGTCTGGCCACCTTTGTCAGGCGGATGGCCTGCCGCACCGGGGCAGGCCTGCTATGCTCCCGGAAAACGAATCCCAAGGGGGGAAATCCATGAAGACGCTGATCCCATTCATCCTGCTCATTTGCGGCCTCGGGCTGGCAGCATTCGTCTGGTACGGTAACAAGCGCGCATCGGAAAAATCTGATGAGGAACGGGTGCTGGAGGCGGTGCTCGAGCAGCAGGAACAAGCCCGTGCGGCGCAGGCCCGCGCAGAAAGCCTGATGTCAGACATCCTCGCCGCGCCGGCCGCCTGCGACGGCCTGACGACCGGAACCGTCTTCCGTCTCTGCGAAATGGAACCGGACGTGGGCGAAGACTGGCCGGACCTGATGGCCACCACCTCCCCGAAAGAACGCGCCTGCCTTCTGGACAGTTTCCACCAGACGAACCGGCACGCCTTTGAGATCCGCAACGAGACTTATAACGGCGTCGACCCGGACAGTAACCGGATGGGCCGCTTCATGTCAGACCTCTGCACCGCCGCCCTGTGGACCGACGGCATCGACTATGGCGACACGGACAAACCGCTCAGCGATCTGATCGCGGGTTTCTATGCCGACCGGGCCACCTCGCGGGTCAAACCGGCGCAGTCATACTAGCCCCTGCCCGCCTCAGAGCCGTTCCAGCACATAGACCGTGGCGCCGGCGTTTTCGCCATGCGCCGCAAGGTGCGGGCCGTATTCTTCAAAGCGGACGGCAACCTCGCCGCTGGCGATGCTGCGCTTCAGGCGGCCGCCATAGTCGTCCATCGCCATGCTCTGGTCATTCAGGGAAAAGGCCAGCAGGTCACCGGGGGCAAGGATCGCGAGCAGGTCGTCATAGACCGACGCAGGTGCCCCTCCGACGCTGATCACGCCAATCGCCGTCACCGCCCGGTAGTCCCCCGGCTTGACCGGCAGGGGCACGGACGGGTCCGTTTCCCACAGCTTGTTATAGATGCCCTTGTTTCGCGCCACGGCGAGCATTTCGCCGGACAGGTCCGTGCCGTCGATCTGCGTGAAGCCCGCCTCCGCCAGGGCTGCGCCCGACAGACCGGTGCCGCATCCGAAGTCCAGGATCGGCGCGTCCTTGTCCGGCAGGACAGCTGCAAGCGCTTCGGCGACGCGCCGCGGCGTGGCGTAGCCGGTTTTCAGGATGTCCTGATCGTATTTGCCCGCCCATGCATTGTAGAGGTCGCGCATCCCGTCATTGCCGGAAACGCGGTAAACTTTGTCGAGGAAATTATCGGTCATGGGAGGAACATACCGGAGCGACGGTGCCCAAGTCCATGTGACCAGAGCGAACAGCGCACCGCCCTGTGGCCTGATCCAATTCTCCGGACGCACAATGCGGCACACCTTTTGGTTGATCTGCATTCATGCTAAAGTGTTTTCGGGAATAAGGTGGGAGACAAATCCAATGTGCAAAATACCTATGGTGACCGTTTGCATCACACTTTTTGCCGCCTGTGCGCCTGGCGCGCCAGTAGCAAAGGGGGAACATACCGTGCCGATCGGCGAAGTCTGCGGAGGATTCACTGAAGCAACGTGTGAAGGTGACGGCGTTACAGCGTATTGCAAACCCATTCCGGGCTCTGATGATATGTCCGGCATCTGCACGCCAATTGACGAGGCAGAAGATAACGCCAACACAACCCCAGCGCTGATCGATCCTGATGACGGAAGCATTGACGTCGTTGTTCAGTACGGCATCCATTTCCCTTACACCTCGACATGCGGCGGCAAGAACGCTCCGCAAATGTGTGAGAATTCTGACGACGTTTGCCTCCTTCCAATCGGTTTCTGTGGTTCAACAGACAGTGGTGGACACTGTTTCACGAAGCCGGACGCCTGTACTGAAGAGATCGCCCCGGTGTGCGGTTGTGACGGCAAGACATACACAAATGCATGCGAAGCCCTCCAGGCTGAAACCAGCATTAGCTACATGGGCGAATGTGGATCGACGGAATAACGGCTCAAACAAAAAACTGGAACCAACCATCGTCTTGGCGCCGACCGTCAATGATGAAAACAGCCCGCCTCATTGCTGAGGCGGGCTTCCTTTTCCGGGCGCGCTTGGTGCAGGGGGTCGCCGGAGCTGCCCGTTGGAGGTTCCAGTGAATGGGTCTTATTTGTTCTGGCGTTCCTTCACGCCTTCCTCGTCGGCGAGGGCGCGGTCTTCCTCGTTGAACTCGATCTCCGCCTCCTCGCCCTTGCCATAGGCGCGGGATTTCTTGGCGAGGGCCGACATGCTGTCCTGCATGCTGCCCTGGCCGACGGCCATGGTCTTGCGGGCATCCATGCCAACGCTTTCGGCATCGTCAAAGCTGGCGAATTCGGCGCCGAGGAAGACAACTTCCCAGCCTTTCGCCTCTGCCCGCGCCAGCGCTGCCTTGGCGCCGTCTTTCGTCAGTTCACGGGAGGAATTCTCGCGTCCGTCGGTCATGATCACGATCACGGCCTTTTCCGGCTTGTCGGCTTCGGCAAGGTTCACCATGCGGCCGATCGCGTCGAACAGGGGCGTCATGCCGCGCGGATTGGCCTCGTCATTGGTGACGTCGTTCCAGTCTTCGGCCTTCACGCCTTTGCGCAACACGTCGAATTGCATGCCGTCCTGGTAGTCGAAGACGGCGAGCGTGACATCGGTCTCGATATCCTCGCCATCCACCTCGCCTTCGTCGGCCTCGCCGACACTTGCGGCATAGGCATTGACGGAGCCAAGCGCCTCGTCCCAGATGTCGGACATGGAGCCTGTCCGGTCGAGCAGGATATAGGAATGTACCGCCCCCGGATCTTCTGGTGGTTCAGGCAGGACCTTGGCACTGGCCGTCCCTGCCAGCGCAATCGCAGCCGCGCCGAGTGTGAGTTTTGCGATGAAGGATTTCATCTGGGCGTCCCTTCCAGTTCTTGTGACCAGTTTTGTGACCGGAACAGCCGGCCCCTGTGCGTCTCAAGCCCCCACGGCCCGATTAAGCAAAAGGATCGGCCCGGATTGGGGCGCGTTCGTGGCGGCTTGTTGCCGTTTGGAAGGTAAAAGGCCCGCCAGCGAACCGGCGGGCCGCCCAGTCTGAACAGGCGTTCAGTTTCGGCGTGTTTCTTCCGTATGAAGATGCCAACGACCTTGCGTTTCTGAATATCGGCATGCCGCTTAACATCTGCACCGGTCGAGGTATGAGTGTCTGAATGGACATGTCGGACACCAATCTGGTTTTGATCAGCGGCCCTGTGGGGGTCGGCAAGACGACATTGGGTGAAGAACTGAGCGGAACACTCGAGTCCGCAGGGGTCGCACACACCTTTGTCGACCTCGACGGCCTGTCCAAAACCTATCCCCGCCCGGAGGATGACCGGTTTGGCGAGAAAATCGCGCTGAAAAACCTTGGCGCCATCTGGACCCATGCATTCGAACAGGGCGTCAGAAACCTCATCGTCGCCCGCGTCATTGAAACGCGTGAAGGGGCAAAACGCATTGAACAGGCTGTCGGGGCCAGGCGAAGCGTGGTGATCGAGCTCGGGGCGTCAGATGAGACGCTTCTTGGCCGGGTCCGGAAAAGGGAAATCGGAACGGGCCGCGCATGGCATGAGCGCCGGGCGCTTGAGCTGTCAGGCCTCCTGAAGCGATCCGGTATTGCAGACGTCTCCGTCGATACGGACCGCAAGTCTGTTCAGACGATCGCGAATGACCTTCATCAGCAGATCGCCTGGCTTTAGATATGTATCAGACTGAAATTCAGTTTCGGTCTTTATAGGGTCTATAGACGGTCCATAGACGGTGTTTGTGAGTGTGTTCGCGGGACGCCCGTCAGGCGAATTGCGGCGCGATGCGCAGGTTCCGCACCCAGCCGATTTTCTCCATGGCGAGCAGGATCGTGCCATTGTAATCGACGATGCGGTTCCACACGCCCTTGCGCGGCCGGTGCAGCGCACTGGTCGGCTGGCTGTGGTGATGGTCGTGGAAGGCTTCGCCGCCTGTCAGCAGACCGATCAGATGGTCGGCCCAGACCGGCGTCTTCAGGTGGCCCAGCACATTGATGCCGTAGACGGTCGCGTGAAACTGGATGGCCCGGCCGATCACGACACTGGCATGCAGCAGCGCGGTCAGCACCAGTGACCCGCCCGCCGCCCAGACGATCAGATAGATCGCCGCCGGGATGACGAGGTGCACGACGAGACTGATTTCATTGTAGAAACGGTCCATCCACACGATGACCGGCTGGTTCTTCAGCCACATGGCCAGCGGGCGTTCCATGTCTTTCTTGTCGCGCCACAGGATCCAGCCGACCCAGGCCCAGCGCTTGGATTCGAACGGGTTGTGCGGATCGCCCGGCTTGTCGGAGAACCGGTGATGCTGGGAGTGATAGTTCACCCAGTCTTTCACATTGCCCTGCATGGCGATGACCAGATTGATCATGGTCAGCACCTGCCCCGGCACGGCGAGCTCCCCCGCCCTGTGCTGCAGGATGCGGTGCAGCGGGCCGATGCCGGCATTGCAGACGAAAATCGTGAACGCGATCACGGCAAACGCGATCAGCATGTACCACCAGTGAAAGGTGAGATGGCTGAGGAAGATGCCCAGCAGGACCATGGTGACGAACAGCGCAACGCCCAGAACGGGATACCCGAAAGCCGAAAAGAAGCTGGCATAATTGAACGTTTTCCAGGTCTTCGGAATCGCCAGGGAGCGCGGCAGTGTCATTCAGTTCCTCCAGATGTCATGCGGCCCCCATCCGGATCGCTATCCGGACAATAGAGGACCTTCACATTCTTAAAGAGTCCCCCGCCGCCGTAAAGCTGAAACAGGCGTCACGTATGCGTTATTGTGCCCGCGGCGCCACCAGGTTCCCGGCGCAGTCGGCACGGGTGACAGACGGGGGTGACTGCAGCGTGGCCTTTCGGATAGACAAACCCTGTGCCGGGCGCGTTCGCGTCTTGCGAACGGGGTCAGAACTTCATGGCGGATGAGCGTCTCCTGCAGGCGATCCAGCAGCTTGAGGAACTCGGTGTCGACTTCGAGTCGAGCCAGGACGAAAGCGAAGTCCGCACGCTGTGCGACCTGACCCCGGATTGCCGCGAAGGCGGGGAAAACTCGCTGGTCCTGAACCCGAGGCTCGGGACGTTCTGGTGC
This is a stretch of genomic DNA from Hyphomonas adhaerens MHS-3. It encodes these proteins:
- a CDS encoding NAD(P)-dependent oxidoreductase yields the protein MRIAVFGSTGGVGRHFVNQALEKGMAVTALVRSPGKLAGLPEGLTQVTGDVTDEEAVHHTVAGADAVVCALGAPLLDKSGIRATGTASIIRAMKAARVNRLVSLSSIGAGDSYPLIPGLYKYFLGPLMMERMFADHEAQEAEIAASGLDWIIARPGPYRDGARTGTYAHGVTADVPDRKLKFHINRADVADFLIHQLSDNTYLHKPAWLTS
- a CDS encoding TetR/AcrR family transcriptional regulator, with amino-acid sequence MSSPNPDTRQKILQAAADLLSEGSGTGVRMSDIAKRAGISRQAVYLHFANRADLLIGATFYVDELKDSDARLAPSRAAKTGRERLDAFIEAWAGYLPEIYPIGRALIDMSPTDEEARSAWAQRMQDMREGCEAAINALKRDGDLASGMPAPQATDLLWTLLLLPNWEHLTQTCGWSQKQYLKHITATARRLFVMGA
- a CDS encoding glutathione S-transferase family protein translates to MLKVYGLKVSYFTGKLEAYLRYKEIPYEFCPMTARDFMRTIPEKTGAMQMPAVELTDGRWMTDTSPMIDWFETQHPDPPILPEDPAQAFLCRLIEDYADEWLWRPAMHYRWSYPLSSKLLARQIADAMGRDIKAPGFLKRRRTEKRQKHNFVDRDGVTPDTRAHVEGSYLKLLDMLEPIFQARPFLLGDRPTLADIGLMGPLFRHFAMDPVPGIIMRETASGVMAWVYRVWNARAYRTGGDLASGIPDDLLPLLRELAETHLEALNANALAWQAGEARHGMTLQETAYRDIQTSQYRAWCLEMLQARYRALDETTRETLDPVLQSTGILEPLLRLPDVASHYANAAHAPFGKSLPVFAEIRNG
- a CDS encoding acetyl-CoA C-acetyltransferase, with the translated sequence MADAYIVAAKRTAGGRRGGALAEWHPGDLGAQVLNALVDETGVDPAAIEDVIMGCVSQAGEQAAQIGRTAVLASKLPQSVPAVTIDRQCGSSQQSLQFAAQAVMSGTQDLVIAAGVESMTRCPMGINARAGKLFEVPTDPTPQSVKEKFGIKQFSQFVGAEMIAKKHGHTKEQLDAFSVESHKRGAEATKAGAFKDEIVALKGRDPEGNEVMHDKDEGIRYDASMEGMAKLKILMDDGIMTAANASQICDGSSGVMVASEAAIKAHNLTPLARIHNLTVTAGDPVIMLEEPLFATDRALQRAGMKMSDIDLYEVNEAFAPVPIAWLKHHGADPAKLNVNGGAIALGHPLGASGTKLMTTLIYALRARGKKYGLQTMCEGGGIANVTIIEAL
- a CDS encoding aspartate-semialdehyde dehydrogenase encodes the protein MSPRFSRSSPPRVGVVGATGLVGSLMRTLLEERDFPLASLRLFASARSAGKTVPFRGTDIVVEDVAAADLSGLDIVFFSAGGETSRVYAPKFAEAGALVIDNSSAWRKDPDVPLVVPEVNADALADIPKGIIANPNCTTMAAMPVLKPLHDAWGLTRLFASTYQAASGAGVAGSEELTQQVAAAAAGDMAGLADNPAAVDFPAPQKWAVPLAFNVVPMNYVLGEDGYTDEELKLRDESRKIMGLPDLKVSGTCVRVPVMTGHSLSLHAEFERPVSAEEAEAMLAKAPGVQVDAVPNPLEMTGKDNVSVGRIRKDSALDNGLVLFVVGDNLRKGAALNAVQIAEALLDRAG
- a CDS encoding universal stress protein — encoded protein: MTEQTTPPFPITQILVPVDMRHKEASRLAIESAVYLAGPAGANVSILTVTNPLGTHLTEMPEARKPEFDAFVAEEAERLGHAITPLFESHEAVNETIQKVIAKHGVDFVVMATHHPRLTDHLFGSHASQTALHANCSVLILRGG
- a CDS encoding class I SAM-dependent DNA methyltransferase; translation: MTDNFLDKVYRVSGNDGMRDLYNAWAGKYDQDILKTGYATPRRVAEALAAVLPDKDAPILDFGCGTGLSGAALAEAGFTQIDGTDLSGEMLAVARNKGIYNKLWETDPSVPLPVKPGDYRAVTAIGVISVGGAPASVYDDLLAILAPGDLLAFSLNDQSMAMDDYGGRLKRSIASGEVAVRFEEYGPHLAAHGENAGATVYVLERL
- a CDS encoding Kazal-type serine protease inhibitor domain-containing protein codes for the protein MCKIPMVTVCITLFAACAPGAPVAKGEHTVPIGEVCGGFTEATCEGDGVTAYCKPIPGSDDMSGICTPIDEAEDNANTTPALIDPDDGSIDVVVQYGIHFPYTSTCGGKNAPQMCENSDDVCLLPIGFCGSTDSGGHCFTKPDACTEEIAPVCGCDGKTYTNACEALQAETSISYMGECGSTE
- a CDS encoding vWA domain-containing protein: MKSFIAKLTLGAAAIALAGTASAKVLPEPPEDPGAVHSYILLDRTGSMSDIWDEALGSVNAYAASVGEADEGEVDGEDIETDVTLAVFDYQDGMQFDVLRKGVKAEDWNDVTNDEANPRGMTPLFDAIGRMVNLAEADKPEKAVIVIMTDGRENSSRELTKDGAKAALARAEAKGWEVVFLGAEFASFDDAESVGMDARKTMAVGQGSMQDSMSALAKKSRAYGKGEEAEIEFNEEDRALADEEGVKERQNK
- a CDS encoding AAA family ATPase, with translation MDMSDTNLVLISGPVGVGKTTLGEELSGTLESAGVAHTFVDLDGLSKTYPRPEDDRFGEKIALKNLGAIWTHAFEQGVRNLIVARVIETREGAKRIEQAVGARRSVVIELGASDETLLGRVRKREIGTGRAWHERRALELSGLLKRSGIADVSVDTDRKSVQTIANDLHQQIAWL
- a CDS encoding stearoyl-CoA 9-desaturase; the encoded protein is MTLPRSLAIPKTWKTFNYASFFSAFGYPVLGVALFVTMVLLGIFLSHLTFHWWYMLIAFAVIAFTIFVCNAGIGPLHRILQHRAGELAVPGQVLTMINLVIAMQGNVKDWVNYHSQHHRFSDKPGDPHNPFESKRWAWVGWILWRDKKDMERPLAMWLKNQPVIVWMDRFYNEISLVVHLVIPAAIYLIVWAAGGSLVLTALLHASVVIGRAIQFHATVYGINVLGHLKTPVWADHLIGLLTGGEAFHDHHHSQPTSALHRPRKGVWNRIVDYNGTILLAMEKIGWVRNLRIAPQFA